The following are from one region of the Takifugu rubripes chromosome 12, fTakRub1.2, whole genome shotgun sequence genome:
- the tap2a gene encoding antigen peptide transporter 2a encodes MVSINRLAVSLALAVLVDLSLFFASGCVDALGVFGNLTRLWLCAALRCLALTAVVLLGVGELKPLLIRFTAVHSALPAVLESASRALYHEGTRCGFPADVRCWVMFAGASLAAAMFWELAIPDTDEDNDDNKKQESKQLFVRVLVLYKPFYHLLAGGFLFLALAVTCETFIPYYIGRVIDILSHEYQHNEFTSAVLYMSLFSLGSSVSAGCRGGFLLCAINAFTGRIKFQLFDALTKQEIGFFETVKTGQLTSRLSEDTTLMAKTVCLNANVLLRTFIRTMGTIYFMMSLSWKLTLLVLMETPVTGLIEKVYDTYYQRLSLALQNSLAKAGEAVTEAVSGIRVVRSFKAEKHEACRYGNLLKDINTTKTRQGTARAVCLLAQRFIGLGMQVLMLYYGRRFINSGHMTTGSLVSFILYQSHLGLGIRILAHSVGSMLNSVSAAGKVFEYLDRKPQVSTDGELKPDAMKGHVTFQQVNFAYPTCPEKKVLQDFSLELKPSQMTALVGASGEGKSTCVSLLERFYEPQDGQILLDGKPLNSYEHHFLHEKIAVVNQDPVLFSTSIRDNIAYGLSDCSLDQIQEAARNAGAHDFISKLKSGYDTVLGETNSLLSKSERQRIAIARALVRHPQVLVLDEITSSLDGHGENKVQEALARCSNQTLLIIAHRLKTIEKADQIVVISQGRVEEQGTHQELMARKGMYYKQREKLFTEGAEPQRRPHVVD; translated from the exons ATGGTGTCAATTAATCGTTTGGCCGTTTCTTTGGCTTTGGCGGTCCTCGTCgacctttctttgtttttcgcCTCGGGCTGCGTCGACGCTCTCGGCGTGTTTGGGAACCTGACGCGCCTCTGGCTTTGCGCGGCTCTCCGGTGTTTGGCTCTGACGGCTGTTGTTCTACTCGGTGTCGGGGAGCTCAAACCGCTGCTAATTCGCTTCACAGCGGTCCACAGTGCGCTGCCCGCGGTGCTGGAGAGCGCCAGCAGAGCGCTGTACCATGAGGGCACTCGCTGCGGCTTCCCTGCAGACGTCCGCTGCTGGGTGATGTTCGCCGGAGCATCGCTGGCTGCAGCGATGTTTTGGGAACTCGCCATCCCAGACACTGACGAAGACAACGATGATAACAAGAAGCAGGAATCCAAACAGCTGTTTGTACGAGTCCTGGTGCTGTACAAACCGTTCTATCACCTGCTGGCGGGGGGGTTCTTGTTCTTGGCATTAGCTGTTACCT GTGAGACATTCATCCCCTACTACATTGGAAGAGTCATCGACATCCTTAGTCATGAGTACCAGCACAATGAATTCACATCTGCTGTCCTTTACATGAGCCTCTTTTCTCTGGGAAG TTCTGTGAGTGCAGGTTGCAGAGGAGGCTTTCTTCTTTGTGCCATCAATGCTTTCACAGGCAGAATCAAATTCCAGCTGTTTGATGCTTTGACAAAACAAGAAATTGGATTCTttgaaacagtaaaaacag GTCAGCTTACATCCAGACTATCAGAAGACACCACACTGATGGCAAAAACAGTCTGCTTGAATGCTAATGTGCTGTTGAGGACGTTCATTCGGACAATGGGCACAATCTACTTTATGATGAGTCTTTCATGGAAGCTGACGCTTCTAGTATTGATGGAAACTCCAGTGACCGGCCTCATTGAGAAGGTCTACGACACATACTACCAG AGGCTGTCCCTTGCACTGCAGAATTCCTTGGCTAAAGCAGGTGAGGCCGTGACCGAGGCCGTGTCTGGCATCCGTGTGGTGCGGAGCTTTAAGGCAGAAAAGCACGAGGCGTGTCGCTACGGCAACCTGTTGAAGGACATAAACACTACGAAAACCCGCCAGGGAACAGCCAGAGCTGTCTGTCTCTTAGCACAAAGG TTTATAGGTTTGGGCATGCAGGTCCTCATGTTGTACTATGGCAGAAGGTTTATCAACAGTGGACACATGACCACGGGCAGCCTGGTTTCCTTCATCCTTTACCAGTCACATCTTGGACTCGGCATCAGG ATTCTTGCTCACAGCGTCGGCAGCATGCTGAACTCAGTGAGTGCTGCTGGCAAAGTGTTTGAGTACCTGGACCGAAAACCTCAGGTCAGCACAGACGGGGAGCTCAAACCTGATGCCATGAAAGGACACGTCACTTTCCAGCAGGTCAACTTTGCTTATCCCACATGCCCCGAGAAGAAAGTGCTGCAG GACTTTTCTTTGGAGCTGAAGCCAAGTCAGATGACAGCACTGGTGGGGGCATCAGGAGAAGGCAAAAGCACCTGTGTGAGTCTCCTGGAGCGATTCTATGAGCCGCAGGATGGGCAAATCCTATTGGACGGCAAACCACTGAACTCCTACGAGCACCACTTCCTGCACGAGAAG ATTGCCGTGGTGAACCAGGACCCCGtgctcttctccacctccattAGAGACAACATCGCCTACGGACTGTCTGACTGCTCTCTGGACCAGATTCAGGAAGCAGCGCGGAACGCCGGCGCCCACGACTTCATCAGTAAATTAAAGAGTGGCTACGATACTG TGTTGGGGGAGACCAACAGTCTGCTGTCCAAGAGCGAGAGGCAGCGCATCGCCATCGCACGAGCTCTGGTCAGACACCCGCAGGTCCTCGTTCTGGATGAAATTACCAGCAGTCTGGACGGTCATGGCGAAAATAAG GTTCAGGAGGCCTTGGCGCGTTGTTCCAACCAAACCCTGTTGATCATCGCTCACAGGCTGAAGACCATCGAGAAGGCAGATCAGATTGTTGTTATCAGCCAGGGTCGAGTTGAGGAACAGGGAACTCACCAGGAACTGATGGCCAGGAAGGGGATGTACTACAAGCAGAGGGAGAAGCTCTTTACCGAGGGAGCCGAACCCCAGAGGCGTCCCCATGTTGTCGACTGA